The Pseudomonas moraviensis genome contains the following window.
CGAAGTCGGTTCGTCTGCCACCAGCACTTTCGGCTGCAGCATCATGGCCCGGGCGAGGGCGATACGCTGACGCTGACCACCGGAGAACATGTGCGGATAGCGCTGGTAATGCTCGGGACGCAAGCCGACCTGCTTCATCATCGCCTGGACTTTCTCGCGACGCTCAGTGGCCGACAGTTTGGTGTTGATCAGCAGCGGTTCGGCCAGTTGATCACCGATTTTCTGCCGTGGGTTCAACGACGCATACGGGCTCTGGAACACCATCTGCACGTCTTTGCGCAGTTGCTTGCGCTCGGCCTTGTCGGCGCCGGCAACTTCCTGGCCGGCGATCTGCAGCGAGCCCGACGATGGCTCTTCAATCAGCGTCAGGGCGCGGGCGAGGGTGGATTTGCCGCAGCCCGATTCACCCACCACGGCGAGGGTCTTGCCGGCTTCCAGTTCGAACGACACGCCGTTGAGCGCGCGCACGGTGGCGTGGCCCTTGAACAGGCCACGGGAGACTTCATAGTGACGGGTCAGGTCGCGGGCGGTAAGTACGACGGCCATTACGCCACCTCCTGGTTCAGCGGGTAGAAGCAGCGGGCGAGGCTGTTGGCTTTCGGATCGAGGCCCGGACGCTGGGTGCGGCAATTGTCCTGCACGTACGGGCAGCGCGGCGACAGCAGGCAACCCTGCGGACGGTCGTAGCGGCCCGGGACGATGCCCGGCAGGGTCGACAGACGCGAGGCGCCGAGGCTGTGCTCGGGAATCGCCTTGAGCAATGCTTCGCTGTACGGGTGCGCCGGAATGTCGAACAGTTGCGGCACCTGGCCGACTTCAACGGCCTGGCCGGCGTACATCACGCAGACGCGCTGAGCGGTTTCGGCAACGACGGCGAGGTCGTGGGTGATCAGCACCAGGCCCATGTTCTGCTCTTTCTGCAACGCCAGCAGCAGATCCATGATCTGCGCCTGAATCGTCACATCGAGGGCCGTGGTCGGTTCGTCGGCGATCAGCAGTTTCGGCTCGCCGGCGATCGCCATGGCGATCGCAACACGCTGGCTCATACCGCCAGACAGTTGATGCGGGTAGGCGTCCATACGGCTGGCGGCGCCCGGGATTTCAACTTTTTCCAGCAGTTCGATGGCACGCTTGCGCGCTTGCTTGCCGGACATTTTCAGGTGCAGGCGCAGCACTTCTTCGATCTGGAAACCGACGGTGTAGCTCGGGTTCAGCGCGGTCATCGGGTCCTGGAAAACCATCGACAGGTCTTTGCCGACGATCTGCCGACGCTGACGATTGCTCAGTTTGAGCATGTCCTTGCCGTCGAAGCTGAGTGAGTCGGCGGTGACGATGCCGGGATGCTCGATCAGACCCATCAGCGCCATCATGGTCACGGATTTACCCGAACCCGACTCGCCAACGATGGCCAGTACTTCGCCTTTGTCGACTTTCAGGTCGAGGCCGTCGACCACCGGCGTGGCGGTCTTGTCGCCGAAGCGGACGTTGAGATTCTTGATTTCTAGCAGTGACATTTGAATCTCCTCAGGCGGCGTTCTTGAGTTTCGGGTCCAGCGCATCGCGCAGGCCGTCGCCCATCAAGTTGATTGCCAGCACGCTGAGCAAAATGGTCAAACCAGGCAGACTTACGACCCACCAGGCGCGTTCGATGTAGTCGCGGGCCGAGGCCAGCATGGTGCCCCACTCAGGGGTTGGCGGTTGTACCCCGAGACCGAGGAAGCCCAGTGCGGCGGCATCGAGAATTGCCGAGGAGAAGCTCAGGGTCGCCTGCACGATCAGCGGCGCCATGCAGTTGGGCAGCACGGTGATGAACATCAGACGCGGCAGACCGGCACCGGCCAGGCGCGCGGCGGTGACGTAATCGCGGTTCAATTCGCCCATCACGGCAGCACGGGTCAGACGCACGTAGGACGGCAGGGAAACCACGGCAATCGCGATCACGGTGTTGATCAGGCCAGGGCCGAGGATGGCGACGATCGCCACAGCCAGCAGCAGCGACGGCAGGGCCAGCATGATGTCCATCAGACGCATGATGGTCGGGCCGACCACTTTCGGGAAGAAACCGGCGAACAGACCCAGCAGGATCCCCGGAATCAGCGACATCACCACCGACGACAAACCGATCAGCAGCGACAGGCGCGAGCCCTGGATCAGACGCGACAGCAGGTCACGGCCAAGTTCGTCGGTGCCGAGCAGGAACTGCATCTGCCCGCCTTCGAGCCACGCCGGCGGCGTCAGCAGGAAGTCACGGTATTGCTCGCTCGGGTTATGCGGCGCGACCCACGGCGCGAAGATCGCGCAGAAAATGATC
Protein-coding sequences here:
- a CDS encoding peptide ABC transporter ATP-binding protein, with the protein product MAVVLTARDLTRHYEVSRGLFKGHATVRALNGVSFELEAGKTLAVVGESGCGKSTLARALTLIEEPSSGSLQIAGQEVAGADKAERKQLRKDVQMVFQSPYASLNPRQKIGDQLAEPLLINTKLSATERREKVQAMMKQVGLRPEHYQRYPHMFSGGQRQRIALARAMMLQPKVLVADEPTSALDVSIQAQVLNLFMDLQQEFNTAYVFISHNLAVVQHVADDVMVMYLGRPVELGPKNDIYERPLHPYTQALLSATPTIHPDPHKPKIKIVGELPNPLNPPPGCAFHKRCPYATERCSTEEPLLRELDNRQVACHYAEQFLDGAA
- a CDS encoding ABC transporter ATP-binding protein; this translates as MSLLEIKNLNVRFGDKTATPVVDGLDLKVDKGEVLAIVGESGSGKSVTMMALMGLIEHPGIVTADSLSFDGKDMLKLSNRQRRQIVGKDLSMVFQDPMTALNPSYTVGFQIEEVLRLHLKMSGKQARKRAIELLEKVEIPGAASRMDAYPHQLSGGMSQRVAIAMAIAGEPKLLIADEPTTALDVTIQAQIMDLLLALQKEQNMGLVLITHDLAVVAETAQRVCVMYAGQAVEVGQVPQLFDIPAHPYSEALLKAIPEHSLGASRLSTLPGIVPGRYDRPQGCLLSPRCPYVQDNCRTQRPGLDPKANSLARCFYPLNQEVA
- a CDS encoding ABC transporter permease subunit translates to MSTPTSSVATATSAVDQSLLYPSPYKEFWQAFSKNKGAVAGLLFMLLIIFCAIFAPWVAPHNPSEQYRDFLLTPPAWLEGGQMQFLLGTDELGRDLLSRLIQGSRLSLLIGLSSVVMSLIPGILLGLFAGFFPKVVGPTIMRLMDIMLALPSLLLAVAIVAILGPGLINTVIAIAVVSLPSYVRLTRAAVMGELNRDYVTAARLAGAGLPRLMFITVLPNCMAPLIVQATLSFSSAILDAAALGFLGLGVQPPTPEWGTMLASARDYIERAWWVVSLPGLTILLSVLAINLMGDGLRDALDPKLKNAA